The genomic region TGATATAAAATTACCTAAAATCAGAAAGAAAGTCAAGCACTAATTCTATTTTTTTCGCCGCGATTTCCCCGATCTCCCTTCGTGATCATCGTCAAGATTGACTCCAGTCTTGCCATTCTAGCCCTTCAATTCGGCTAAAATGACGCTGGTTGTGGGTAATGAGAACTAGATTATTGGCAACTGTAGTACCAGCAATTAACAGATCAATATCATCGACAGGCGTTCCATCTTTTCGCAGGCTAGCATAGAAGTCTGCTGAAAGGGTGACAGATGTTTGGGTGAGGGGCAAAACGGTGTTTTGAGTGGCAAATTATAGAAATAAGGCAAGTTGCTTGTGGGCGTCGCGATGGTTTAAGCCACTGAGAATTTCGTAGTAGGTAATAATGCTGAGGTTGATTTTACGATATTTGTTCAGATAGGTCTGAACATTAGAAACGACGGCTGGATTGCCGCGAAAAAACATGGATAGAATGTCAGTGTCAACTAAGGCTGGCTTCATCGGTTTTGCCTCTGTTGAAATGCTTGCTGACGGCGCTGGGAAATGTCGTCTAAGAAGTCAGTATAGGTTTCGTTGGGTAGATCTTGCCAGCAACCTGCGAATTTCATGATCAGTTGGCTGGGAGAATGGGCAGGTTCTGAACGTAGTCGGAATGTATGAATCAGCTCTAATAGTTCAATCAGTTTATCATCGGGAACACTCTGGATTTCTTGCAAAACTTTGGTTCTTAGTTCTGAACTATTCATGAGTCAGTCGTCCTCCATTAATGACTTAAGTAGTCGGACACAATTAAAGTTAACGGTTGAGATTAGGAAGGATCAGGGAACAGGGAACAGTAAGAGTTTGAGGCTTGTTAACATTTCTTAGCACGTCGGGGATGGCGGGGTAGTTTGCGATCGCGCTTCCATATATCAGACGCTGTAAGCTTTGATTGATGGTCATCATAGCACCCTCTAGATTTGAAATTTAGGTCATTCCTAACCTGATATTTATTTTATTGTATTCTGTGTCCTGTGTCCTGTAATCCTGTAACCTTGTAACAACTTGGTAGGGGCGAGTCGCTGCACTATCGTGACGGGGAGAGGCATTAATTTTATCGACTCGCCCTCTTCCTTGGTTTACCTGTTGCCAACGATAACTCGGTGGGTTAGGTTGGATAGCGAATTAAAGGATTTTTTTTCAATTAAGTACCGCCTAACCCACCCTACGAGAAATGGTTTGGTTAAGGTTAATTGGGGTCTATAGGACGGCACATTTTCCCATTCTATAAAAATACATAAAATTAGCAAGAAAGTCAAGCCCTAATTTGGTCTTTTTTGGGTCAATGTCCCTTTGACTGACAATTCAAACCTGATCAGTTGTAGGGACACGATACTATCGTGTCCCTGTGTTAAACTAATCGCGGTTCTAGATAATCGTAAAGTCGAAATGGGTGAGGGTGTTTGCTTGAACTCCGGTTAAGGTGGCAAGCTGTTCACCACTGTCCTGAATCGTGAGCAAGGTGTCATTTTCTTGGCTATTGGTTCCTTGGCTAATTGACAGATCATTAAAGGTAATTCCACCCATTAAACCAATCCAATCCATGCCAACGGTAAAGTTGAAAATGGTATCTGCACCTGCGCCAGAACCGAGAATGAAGGTATCCATGCCATTTCCGCCATAGAGTTGGTCATTCCCAGCACCACCATCGAGGATGTCATCGCCACTACCCGCGTAGAGTTGGTCATTTCCTGCGCCGCCTTCTAGCCAGTCGTAACCGGAACCACCATCGAGGATGTCATCGCCGTCACCGCCAATCAGATAATCATCCCCGGATTGTCCGAACAGGGTGTCAATCCCATCACCGCCTTCGATGTAGTCATGACCGGCACCACCATCCAGGTAATTTGTTCCCTGTTGACCGTATAATTGATCATCGCCTTTGCCGCCTAAAAGGTGGTCATCTCCGGAACCTCCCTCTAAATAGTCGTCACCCTCGCCACTATCTAATAGATCATCTCCAGCTTGTCCATAGAGTTGATCATTGCCTTTACCGCCTAGAAGTTGGTCATTATCCGCACCGCCATCTAGATAATCATCGTCGGTGCCACCATTGAGGATATCGTCACCGTCTTGACCATAAAGTTGGTCATTGCCGCGATCGCCTGCTAGGGTATCATTGCCTACACCGCCCTCTAGGTAATCGTTTCCGGCGTTCCCCTCTAGGGAATCATCGCCTTGTTGACCATAGAGTTGATCGTTACCGCGATCGCCGCTAAGCTGGTCATTGTCTAAGCCGCCTTCTAGGTAATCATGACCAGAACCGCCGTTTAAGATATCAATACCGGATTGACCGAAAATTTGGTCATTATCGCCACCGCCATTAATCTGATCATCGCCACTTCCGCCATCCAGATAGTCATCCCCTGTTCCACCGTCTAGGGTATCATTGTGATCACCGCCCCAAACTAGGTCATCACCACGACCGCCATTCAGGATATCGTTACCCGTTTGACCATAGAGTTGGTCATCCCCGGAACCGCCTTGCAATAGGTCATGATCTGCGCCACCGTCGAGGACATCTTCACCCTGACGTCCGTAGAGGCGATCGCGTCCTGTGCCACCATAGAGTTGGTCATCCCCAGAACCGCCGTCTAAATAGTCGGTTCCGGCTTGTCCAAATAAGGTATCATCACCGGCTTCACCCCGAAGTTGGTCACTTCCATCCCCGCCATCTAACCAGTCATTCCCTTTCTTTCCATAGAGGCGGTCAAATCCGTCATTCCCTAGCAGGTGGTCATCACCCGCACCCCCGTTGAGGAGGTCATTGCCAGTATTGCCTTCTAGGGTATCATTATCGGCATTCCCGTAGAGGCGGTCATTTCCCTCACCCCCCGATAACTGATCATTCCCATCACCACCCTGGAGGACATCAGTTCCCGCGTCTCCGGATAACATATCCGCATCATCACCACCCCAAAGGGCGTCATTTCCGACACCACCCGTTAAGGTATCCAATCCAGCGCGACCATATAAGGTATCATTGCCGTCATCTCCATTAAGTTGGTCACTGCTATCGCCACCATCCAGGAGATCATTACCATCGCCACCGTTGAGAGTATCGCGATCGCGTTTACCATAGAGACGGTCGTTTCCAGTACCACCCGTGAGGTCGTCTTCCCCATCTCCGCCTTCTAGATAATCGTCGCCAGTGCCACCCTCTAGAGTATCATTGCCTTGTTGACCATAGAGTTGGTCATTCCCATCATCACCACTGAGGAGGTCTTCACCTGCACCCCCATCCAGGTAATCATTATCTGCACCCCCAGCTAAGGTATCATTGCCAGCATCAGCATAGAGTTGGTCATTTCCCGCGCCACCGAGAATTTGGTCTTCCCCTTCCCCGGCATTGAGATAGTCTACCCCAGCACCGCCATCTAAGGTATCATTCCCTTGGCGACCATAAAGGCGATCGTTATCATCACCACCTGCTAATTGGTCATTTCCCAAACCGCCGTCCAGGTAATCAAAACCCGCGTCACCAGATAACTGATCATCTCCTTCTCCCGCTTCTAAACGGTCATCGCCGCTACCGCCATTTAAGGTATCATCCCCAGCTTCTCCGTAGAGTTTATCGTTATTCTCACCACCAGATAACAGGTCATTCCCGTCTCCGGCTTCTAGATAGTCATCCCCGGCTTGTCCGATAAGTTCGTCGTCTCCGTCATCACCATAGAGTTTATCTTGACCTGCGCCACCGTCTAGGGTGTCATTACCAGATTGTCCATAGAGGTCATCGTTCCCATCACCACCCAGTAGCAAATCATCGCCAGAACCGCCATCCAGGTCATCGTTTCCGGCTTGACCCAAAAGTTGATCCTGATCATCACCACCAATTAGATTATCATCGCCAGAACCGCCATCGAGGGTATCATTCCCCGCCTGACCCAAAAGTTGGTCATGATCATCACCGCCACTGAGACTATCATCACCAGAACCGCCGTCTAGGTAATCAATTCCAGCTTCAGCAATTAATTCATCATCGCCGTCGCCACCCTCTAAACGGTCATGTCCATCACCACCATTGAGGAAATCATTTCCCCCTTGTCCGTAGAGGGAGTCATCTCCCGCGCCAGCTTCTAAATGGTCATCCCCCGCGCCAGCATCCAGGAAATCATCCCCTAAGCGTCCAAACAGTTGATCATTTCCGGTTCCGCCAAACAGATTATCATTCCCTGTTCCTGCATCCAGGAGATCATCTCCGGTTTGTCCGTAGAGTTGGTCATTCCCATCACCCGCTTCTAAATGATCATCCCCCTGTCCGCCATCTAAGGTATCCTCACCCTGATGACCATAGAGGAAATCGGTATCATCGCCACCGGATAGACTGTCATTACCCGCACCCGCGTCTAAAATATCATGTCCGGCTTGACCCATAAGTAGGTCATCACCATCCCCACTGATGAGAACATCTTCACCCTGTCCGCCATCCAGGGTATCCTCACCGGTTTGTCCAAAGATGACATCATCGCCATCGCCACCGATGAGATAATCCTGTCCATCTCCACCATCTAGGTGATCATCCCCCTGTTGACCATAGAGTTCATCATCCCCATCAGCGCCTTCTAAATGGTCATCTCCGGCTTCGCCAGCCAGGTAGTCATCCCCGGCTTCTCCCTCTAGCCAGTCATTATCGTCACCTCCCCAGAGAGAATCTTCTCCATCTCCACCGGAGAGGAAATCATCTCCAGCTTGACCCAAAAGGCGGTCATTCCCTTCATTGGCTTCTAAATAGTCGTTATCCGCACCACCATCGAGTTGGTCATCCCCTGTACCGCCAACAATATGGTCATCCCCAGCATCACCGTAGAGTTGATCCGCCTCATCATCGCCAAAAATGCGATCGCTTCCAATTCCACCACTGATGAAATCCTCACCCGCACCGCCTTCTAGG from Coleofasciculus chthonoplastes PCC 7420 harbors:
- a CDS encoding type II toxin-antitoxin system VapC family toxin, with amino-acid sequence MPLTQTSVTLSADFYASLRKDGTPVDDIDLLIAGTTVANNLVLITHNQRHFSRIEGLEWQDWSQS